DNA sequence from the Rhizoctonia solani chromosome 10, complete sequence genome:
TCGCCGTGTGCGCAGCCACATGCTAGGGTGCGCTGGAAGCATGGGTTCTAGGCCCGCTAATCCACCGCCGAGATCCCTTCGAATACTATCAATTGCAAGTCAGAAAGCTTGAATCCCCGCCGGCTCACAAACTTTAAGACTTTGCTGGTAGAAACACTAGTGATTACAGAATGTATTGAAGGCTTAACAGTATCGTTCAGGTTTTCATTTTGGTCTGTTTTTTGGAGATCCCCATTCCGGGTATCTCGGGCCAACAAATCTCGGCAAATACTAACCATCAGACCATAGCCCAGATATTGTTTCAACAAATAAAGCAAGCTAATGAGAAGGATGATATCTTGATGAATAGCCACTGGTTTGGCGATAGATGAAGCCAGACACTAACCTGCTCCTCCAGCAGCCAGGTATTTATCATAGTAGAACACAAAGGTGTGGATTTTCTGAGAAAAGTGAATCAACCGCTATGTTCGCGAACCTAGACCCTCAGTTCGCCGTTGTGTACTTTGCGACCTTGCGTTCTTGgttttaggtgcggatgcTTGGCAAAACCTAGACTCGATGTGGATTTTCCTCATTTTGGGGGTTCGCCAAGAACCATCGCACCCCGATTCCACCCCTGTGACCGTACAACTGTTCTAATCCGCTGTGCTTTGTTGGTGCTTCCACCTGTGCTCCTGTTGTGTCTTTTCCATGTAGTGGCGTTGGTTAGCTTTCTCCCCTCATAGTTTGTTAAATGCTGgattcaaaaaaaaaagtccgATCCATGCATATATATTGACGCCCAAGTTGATGCTGTGCACCAACGTAATGTGCGAAATTTCTACTCTAATTTACCTCCTATATTTCCCTTCCGAGAAATTGATGGAATTGGCTGAGAAAATCTCAGTATCGTTCGAAACTTCTGTACCCTGGATTCCAGTCAGCGTGGTAGGCCCACCATTTACCAGCGAGGGATTGTCGGCATTGTCGGTATATGCGACGAAAACTAGAGGCTCATGATTATGAAAGGTCAACCTGACTGGAATAATTCTGTTGGTATATTATCTTGTATATCTTCACTACCTAGGGGACTTGTCGTCACGTGCTCTGCGAGCGAGCGGTGAAATTTACGCAATTAGTTGGAGATGGTTTGCCGGTGGATACAACTACTTCACGCCAGGTTATATTACTATCCGGTTAGATTGAAGGAGCCTAAAGTAGACTGCCATCGTCCTTACTAGTGACCAAAGCAGCGGCAGGGACTTGGCTGGGAGAACGACAGAACCAGAATCATCATTCAACGTGCAATAGCTGATGTGATATAAGGACAGGAGCATCGGGGTCTTTCGGGGAGAAAGTCATAATATTCGATGATTGCAGTCGCAAGTTACTATGATATAATGTTTCAAAGATGGGCCCATGTAGGGTAATATTATTTGCAGATACACAGATGCCAAGAATATTCGGATTAAGCGTTTTGTTCCTGATGATTTCGTACTCAACTAGCCAATGCCGGAATCACATTCCTTCCCTAAAAGTGCCGAAATCCTTAATGGGTTCCTATCCATCTGGGACATATGCACTGCTAAAGGTTCTCACAGACCAAAGATATAGTGAACTTGGTGGGCGACCAGTCAATGGTGAATTATGATGGGAGTAATTCGCTCGAGAAACGCAGCAGCATGGGTGATTTCCGTCAACGAGCTAGTATCGGTGTTCATGAGTAATTAATATTTTCTCCTCAAGTCGACAGTTCTACAGCACAGGTACACCTGAGAGATCGTATAAGGTTAAGAATTTCTACAATAAGTCGGTAGATCAATACACTAGCAGTTCTGCCGAAAGTTCCCTACCTCTTCCCAAGTTGTTTTTCAAGCATCAGGAATGCTTTCATGGTCGGATCGAGATCCAAGTTATCCAGTCcctctttttcttcttcgttACTGGCAGTAACTTCCTTCATTTCTTGCTTTTGAAGATCTCCCGGCCATTCATGCATAGGAATAGATAGCTCGCGGAGTCTGCCACGGGCATTCCGGGCTTCCTTCTTGTAATCGTCGAGTGAAGAGAAATATAAATCGTAGACACAGACCGCACAGCCGGACATACAGCATTCTGTAATCATTCATCAATAGTGAGCGATGTGCAAGGGTCGTGGACGTGCCATCTGATTCTGGAGGTTTAGGTCTCTGAGGTATTTTTATTCCTCCTAAGAATATATCTTTGGGTGTACTGGCTGACGGTGAGATTACGTCCGTGGTAGCCTTGAGCCCTGTCTGATCTACAATCGCAGCTTTGGTCGCTTCATGGTCGAGAACATGCCTCTCGGCCGGATGCGGGGAATGTAGTCTAGCGAGTTCCCAGTATCTTCCAGAGAGATTTCGGGCTCTAGTGGACACACATCGAGTATCCGCCGGACGCCGAGCGAGTATTCTTAGCCATGGTGGAAAAGAGCAGAGCATGGATTGATCACGTGGCTGAGTCAGCTTAGGGCTCTTTGCACCGAATTCGAATTTGCGTCTGTCCACCGTCGCCATCCCCTCCGTCTCCGTCTTCACCACCTTTGCCAGCCATGTCTTCGTCACAGGGAAATCAGCAAACCGTGAGCAACGGTGGATCGCAGGTTGGGTCTTGTCAGTACAATTTATTTGTGATCCATTCGTTTATTTTATTGACGCGGTGATGTTCGTT
Encoded proteins:
- a CDS encoding oxidoreductase family protein; translated protein: MAKNTRSASGGYSILHSPHPAERHVLDHEATKAAIVDQTGLKATTDVISPSASTPKDIFLGGIKIPQRPKPPESDGTSTTLAHRSLLMNDYRMLYKEARNARGRLRELSIPMHEWPGDLQKQEMKEVTASNEEEKEGLDNLDLDPTMKAFLMLEKQLGKR